The segment GCGCCGTCAACGTCGTCCTGCGCCGAGACGGAGACCGGGGGCGGATGCCGGGGGGCGGCCTCCTGCTCGCCCTCGCCCTGTGCGCGGTCGGGGCCGGCCTCCTCAGCCTTGCGGTGGTGCTGGTCGTCGCGCTCGCGCGCGGGTGATCAGGCGTCGCCCGTCAGCCGCGACAGCTCCACGACGAACGCGTCGACGTCGTCCTCGGTTGTGTCGAAGGAGCACATCCATCGCACCTCCCGGCGCGCGGCGTCCCAGTCGTAGAAGCGGAACTTCTGTCGCAGCTGATCGGCGACCCCATCGGGGAGGATCGCGAACACGCCGTTGGCCTGCGTCGGCTGTGTGAACTCCACGCCGGCGATCGAGCCGTCGGCCAGGCCCGCTTCGACCCCGGCGCGCAGGCGCTGGCCCATGGCGTTCGCGTGACGGGCGTTCCGCAGCCACAGGTCCCCCTCGAGCAGGGCCACCAGCTGCGCCGAGACGAAGCGCATCTTGCTCGCAAGCTGCATGTTGAGCTTGCGCAGATAGGTCAGCCCCGCAGAGGCAGCCGGGTCGAGCACCACGATCGCCTCGCCGAGCATCGCGCCGTTCTTGGTACCTCCGAAGCTCACCACGTCGACGCCGACGTCGCGCGTGAACGCCCGCACCGGCAGATCGAGGGCGGCCGCGGCGTTGGCGATGCGCGCGCCGTCGAGGTGCAGGCGCATCCCGAGGGGGTGGATGTGGTGGGCGATCGCCCGGATCTCGTCGGGGGTGTAGAGGGTGCCGAGCTCGGTGGACTGCGTGATCGACACGACGAGCGGCTGGGCGCGGTGCTCGTCGCCCCACCCCCACGCTTCGCGGTCGATCAGCTCGGGTGTGAGCTTGCCGTCCTCGGTGGGAACGGTGAGGAGCTTGATGCCTGCGACCCGCTCGGGCGCCCCGCCCTCGTCGACGTTGATGTGCGCGCTGGACGCCGCGATCACCGCGCCCCACCGGGGGAGCATCGACTGCAGGCCCACCACGTTGGCTCCGGTGCCGTTGAACACCGGGAAGGCCTCGACGCCCTCGCCGAAGTGGGCGGTGAACACCTGCTGGAGACGCTCGGTGTAGACGTCCTCGCCGTAGGAGATCTGATGCCCCTCGTTCGCGGCGGCGATGGCCGCGAGGACCTCGGGGTGGATGCCGGAGTAGTTGTCCGAGGCGAAGCCCCGCACAGCGGTGTCGTGGATGGTCGTCACGTCGATCAAGCCTAGGTGTACGAATCAGGCGTCGAGTGTGAAGACCTCGTGGTTCACCGACGACGCTTCGCCGGAGAACAGCGCGACGAATTCGGCGGCGACGCGCTCTTCCAGACCCTCGAGGCTCTTCACGCGGAAGATCACCGCGGCGCTCGACGCGGGCTCACCGGCATCCCTCGCGGCCTTCGCCAGACCCTGCGCGACCGCACGGGTCCATGCCTCGCTCGCCGCCTTCACCGCGGCGTAGTTCGCACCCCCGGCGAGCGGACGCGCGACGGCGGTCGACGAGATCATCGCCAGGCGCCCCACGGGGGAGGCCACGAGGTCGTCGAAAAATGCGCGCGAGGTGTGGCGGAGTGCCGTCAGAGACGTCTCGAGCACGCGGTAGTCGTGGTCGGTCTGCCCGGCGAGCCCGCCGCCGCCGCGCCATCCGCCGACGAGATGGAGGATGCCGTCCACGCGGCCGTGTGCGGCGTGCACCCTCTGTGCGAGCTCGACAACCGCCGACTCATCGGTGAGGTCGACCGCCTCGGTGGATGCACCGGGGACGGCGGAGGCGAGGGCGGCGAGCTTGTCGGGATCGCGGCCGGCGACCACCACCTGCGCGCCCGCGGCGGCCAGGGCTTCGGCCGCCACGCGGCCGACCGTGCTCGTGCCGCCGGCGAGCAGCACGACCCGGCCGGTGACGGCGTCAGTCATCGGTGCCCCGGATGCCGGCGGTCGACTCGATCACCGGACGCATCTTCTTCTCCAGCGCCTCGAAGAACATCGACAGCGGGAACTCGTCGTCGAGCACCGCATCGGTGTATCCCTTCGGTGCGCCGGCGAGGATGTCGTCGGGGAGTCCGCGGGCCCACCGAGACGCCGGGTGCGGGGTGAGGGTCTGACGCACGAGGTCGTAGGCGGCGAGCCAGTGAGCGGTCTTCGGGCGGTCGATCGAGCGCCAGTACAGCTCGTCGATCGCGTCGCCGAGGGCGACGACCGCGGCGGGCACACCCTCCCAGTCGAACGCGAGCGAGGTGTCGGTCCAGTGCAGCACGCCCCGCTGGTGCAGCCACGCGAAGAGCAGCTGACCGCCGAGTCCGTCGTAGTTGCGCACCCGCGAACCGGTGATCGCGAAGCGGAAGATGCGGTCGAAGATCACCGCGTACTGCACCAGCACCGCATGCTCGAGCGTCTCGGCGTCGGTGGCGTCGAGAGTCTCGCCGGCCTCGACCCGCGACCGCAGCCGTGCGGTGAGGCCGACGCACTCGCGGAACGCGGTGAGGTCGCACCGCAGCTCCTCCAGCGAGTAGAGGAAGTACGGCATGCGCTGCTTGATCATGAACGGGTCGAACGGCAGGTCCCCGCGCATGTGGGTGCGGTCGTGGATGAGGTCCCACATGACGAACGTCTTCTCGGTCAGCCGCTGGTCGTCGAGCATGCGCGCGGCATCTGCGGGCAGGTCGAGCTTGGTGATCTCGGCGGCGGCCCGGGTGACCCGGCGGTATCGGGCGGCCTCGCGGTCCTGGAAGATCGCACCCCAGGTGAAGGTCGGGATCTCCCTCATCGCGACGGTCT is part of the Microbacterium sp. ET2 genome and harbors:
- a CDS encoding threonine aldolase family protein → MTTIHDTAVRGFASDNYSGIHPEVLAAIAAANEGHQISYGEDVYTERLQQVFTAHFGEGVEAFPVFNGTGANVVGLQSMLPRWGAVIAASSAHINVDEGGAPERVAGIKLLTVPTEDGKLTPELIDREAWGWGDEHRAQPLVVSITQSTELGTLYTPDEIRAIAHHIHPLGMRLHLDGARIANAAAALDLPVRAFTRDVGVDVVSFGGTKNGAMLGEAIVVLDPAASAGLTYLRKLNMQLASKMRFVSAQLVALLEGDLWLRNARHANAMGQRLRAGVEAGLADGSIAGVEFTQPTQANGVFAILPDGVADQLRQKFRFYDWDAARREVRWMCSFDTTEDDVDAFVVELSRLTGDA
- a CDS encoding SDR family NAD(P)-dependent oxidoreductase; this translates as MTDAVTGRVVLLAGGTSTVGRVAAEALAAAGAQVVVAGRDPDKLAALASAVPGASTEAVDLTDESAVVELAQRVHAAHGRVDGILHLVGGWRGGGGLAGQTDHDYRVLETSLTALRHTSRAFFDDLVASPVGRLAMISSTAVARPLAGGANYAAVKAASEAWTRAVAQGLAKAARDAGEPASSAAVIFRVKSLEGLEERVAAEFVALFSGEASSVNHEVFTLDA
- a CDS encoding DUF6421 family protein — protein: MSTVIPAPVVSLTASGVETSPEWLALKVATIDIQALQVKDGSIPDPQVHDRARELVATVADAITALAPRFPHDEAYLAASVADLRRWAAGGFAEPDFLDSLVAFQPQQHRVDGLRHLVVFPMYTQNGSPDRHLEAVLVEVIWPEFIARLETEYTNRLFLSLRLLDFTPGYDTNSAVLFPETVAMREIPTFTWGAIFQDREAARYRRVTRAAAEITKLDLPADAARMLDDQRLTEKTFVMWDLIHDRTHMRGDLPFDPFMIKQRMPYFLYSLEELRCDLTAFRECVGLTARLRSRVEAGETLDATDAETLEHAVLVQYAVIFDRIFRFAITGSRVRNYDGLGGQLLFAWLHQRGVLHWTDTSLAFDWEGVPAAVVALGDAIDELYWRSIDRPKTAHWLAAYDLVRQTLTPHPASRWARGLPDDILAGAPKGYTDAVLDDEFPLSMFFEALEKKMRPVIESTAGIRGTDD